In Mytilus galloprovincialis chromosome 1, xbMytGall1.hap1.1, whole genome shotgun sequence, the following are encoded in one genomic region:
- the LOC143063724 gene encoding uncharacterized protein LOC143063724, whose amino-acid sequence MTTKVTTAIKTSAIKILSTTHSTIKLTATGKVKDDCASGPCQYGTCHNKDDGFQCNCVLFSEGKLCSKLKTWAIPVVALASLAVTLTWCCCCRWIIGTGKKGRTEKTTKRMNQKIKPKPMERHSEEW is encoded by the exons ATGACTA CAAAAGTGACGACAGCAATAAAAACATCAGCGATTAAGATTTTGTCAACTACACACTCCACCATAAAGTTAACTGCTACAGGGAAAG TGAAAGATGATTGTGCCAGCGGACCATGTCAGTACGGGACTTGCCATAATAAAGATGATGGGTTTCAATGTAACTGTGTTCTCTTCTCTGAAGGCAAACTATGTAGCAAGC TAAAAACATGGGCCATACCTGTTGTAGCCTTAGCATCTTTAGCAGTAACTTTGACATGGTGCTGTTGTTGCCGGTGGATTATAGGAAC aGGTAAAAAAGGACGAACAGAGAAAACAACAAAACGTATGAATCAAAAGATAAAACCAAAACCAATGGAAAGACATAGTGAAGAATGGTGA